The proteins below come from a single Comamonas antarctica genomic window:
- the minC gene encoding septum site-determining protein MinC: MAADPTGAARSSFDLKSAQLHVVAVALKDTDVPLVAADLAQRLADDPDFFDNDPVLIDLSQVKDAEQPIDFPALIALLRSHHTQPVAVRGGSAAQTQDALAAGLCSAPDAQAARAAPAVEVHEVVHEVIREVEVEVVREVPAPMAGAMVIDKPLRSGQQVYARGTDLVVLAVVSYGAEVIADGNVHVYAPLRGRAIAGARGNTSARIFSTCMEPQLLSIAGMYRTTETELPPEVVGKPAQVRLDGEKIIVEPV; this comes from the coding sequence ATGGCCGCTGATCCGACGGGCGCCGCCCGCTCCAGTTTCGATCTCAAGAGTGCCCAGTTGCACGTCGTGGCCGTCGCGCTCAAGGACACCGACGTTCCACTGGTCGCGGCCGATCTCGCACAGCGCCTGGCCGACGATCCCGACTTCTTCGACAACGACCCGGTGCTGATCGACCTGTCGCAGGTCAAGGACGCCGAACAACCGATTGATTTCCCGGCGCTGATCGCGTTGCTGCGCTCGCACCACACCCAGCCCGTGGCGGTGCGCGGCGGCAGCGCGGCGCAGACCCAGGATGCGTTGGCCGCGGGCCTGTGCTCGGCGCCCGATGCGCAGGCCGCGCGCGCCGCGCCGGCGGTCGAGGTGCACGAAGTCGTGCACGAGGTGATCCGCGAAGTCGAGGTCGAGGTGGTGCGCGAAGTGCCGGCGCCGATGGCCGGCGCGATGGTCATCGACAAGCCGCTGCGCTCCGGCCAGCAGGTCTATGCGCGGGGAACCGATCTGGTGGTTCTCGCCGTGGTCAGTTATGGTGCGGAGGTTATTGCGGACGGCAACGTGCATGTCTATGCGCCGCTGCGCGGCCGCGCCATCGCGGGTGCGCGTGGCAATACCTCGGCGCGCATCTTCAGCACCTGCATGGAGCCGCAGTTGCTATCCATTGCCGGCATGTACCGCACCACCGAGACGGAGCTTCCTCCCGAGGTGGTCGGCAAGCCGGCCCAGGTTCGGCTGGACGGTGAAAAGATCATCGTCGAGCCTGTGTAA
- the minE gene encoding cell division topological specificity factor MinE — translation MSMLSFLLGEKKKSASVAKERLQIILAHERVGGGRSQHDYLPELQRELMAVISKYVSIHPNDIKVQLERQDNLEVLEVKIELPEAVK, via the coding sequence ATGTCGATGCTGTCTTTTCTACTGGGCGAAAAAAAGAAATCGGCTTCGGTCGCCAAGGAGCGCCTGCAGATCATCCTGGCGCACGAACGCGTCGGCGGCGGCCGCAGCCAGCACGATTACCTGCCCGAGCTGCAGCGCGAGCTGATGGCGGTGATCTCCAAGTACGTGTCGATCCACCCGAACGACATCAAGGTGCAGCTCGAGCGCCAGGACAACCTGGAAGTGCTCGAGGTGAAGATCGAGCTGCCGGAAGCCGTCAAGTAG
- the minD gene encoding septum site-determining protein MinD, protein MAKIVVVTSGKGGVGKTTTSASFASGLALRGHKTAVIDFDVGLRNLDLIMGCERRVVYDLINVIQGEANLHQALIKDKQCDNLFVLAASQTRDKDALTQDGVEKILKDLGEMGFDYIVCDSPAGIESGALMAMHFADEALVVTNPEVSSVRDSDRILGMLSSKTQRAIAGGEPIKEHLLITRYNPNRVEDGQMLSLEDIQDILRIQLIGVIPESETVLQASNQGIPAVHMANTDVSEAYKDVIDRFLGEEKPMRFIDVQKPGFFKRIFGGR, encoded by the coding sequence ATGGCCAAAATCGTCGTCGTGACCTCCGGCAAAGGTGGTGTGGGAAAGACCACCACCAGTGCCAGCTTTGCCTCCGGCCTCGCCCTGCGGGGCCACAAGACCGCCGTCATCGACTTCGACGTCGGCCTGCGCAATCTCGACCTGATCATGGGTTGCGAACGCCGCGTGGTGTATGACCTGATCAATGTGATCCAGGGTGAAGCCAACCTGCACCAGGCGCTGATCAAGGACAAGCAGTGCGACAACCTGTTCGTGCTGGCCGCCTCGCAGACGCGCGACAAGGACGCGCTGACCCAGGACGGCGTCGAGAAGATCCTCAAGGACCTGGGCGAGATGGGCTTCGACTACATCGTCTGCGATTCGCCGGCGGGCATCGAGAGCGGTGCGCTGATGGCCATGCACTTCGCCGACGAGGCGCTGGTGGTGACCAACCCCGAGGTCTCCTCGGTGCGCGACTCCGACCGCATCCTGGGCATGCTCAGCTCCAAGACCCAGCGCGCGATCGCGGGCGGCGAGCCGATCAAGGAACACCTGCTGATCACGCGCTACAACCCGAACCGCGTCGAGGACGGCCAGATGCTGTCGCTCGAGGACATCCAGGACATCCTGCGCATCCAGCTGATCGGCGTGATTCCCGAATCCGAGACCGTGCTGCAGGCATCCAACCAGGGCATTCCGGCGGTGCACATGGCGAATACCGATGTGTCCGAGGCCTACAAGGATGTGATCGACCGCTTCCTGGGCGAGGAAAAGCCCATGCGCTTCATCGATGTGCAAAAGCCGGGTTTCTTCAAACGCATCTTCGGGGGGAGGTAA